Below is a window of Candidatus Methylacidiphilales bacterium DNA.
CCGGTGCGGTCTTTGCCGAGTCGCTCCCAAACGAGTCCTTGGGCGGAAGCGGGATTTTTCCGGGCATCCTCGATGAAGCGCGTGACCAGGGGTTCGGCGGACTTTTCCCAGCGGGCATCGACGGAGAAGACGGGCCTGGCTTTTTCCGTGCTCCATTCCAAAAGCTGGCCCCACGTGCCGACCGCCGGGGGCAGCAGGCGGCCCCGGGCGTCGGCGAGGCGCTGGCGGAGGTCCTCCTCTCCGCCAAGGATGGCGAGGGCGTCGAGGCAATTGGTGAAGTGGTTCCAGATTTTCTGCTGGCTGTAGGAAACGCCATCCTCGGTGGGGCCCTGTTCGGGGGACCACCCATCGGGCACCACGAGGGTGCCGTCGGGGAGGGCCTTGAGGCGTGCCAGCCAGAACTCGGCGAGGTCGCGCATCACGGGCCAACCAACGCGGCGCAGCCACTCCTTGTCCTGATTGAACGCGTAATGCTCCCAGAAGTGGTGGGCATACCAGACATTGGCGGTTTTGTCCCATTTCCAGCCGCCGCCGCCGAAGATGTTGTGGGAAGTGCGGACAGCCCATCCGGCGTTAGGTGTGTTGGGGGCGACCGGCTTGAAATCAGGGGAGAGGGCCGTGGCCTTGCGCCACGGTTCGATCTGGCTGAGAACGAGGTCGAGGAGCGGCGTGTGGATTTCCGGGAGATGGGTGGCTTCCGCCGGCCAGTAGTTCATCTGCACGTTGATGTTCGTGTGGTAATCGCTGTACCATGGGGCAACCCGCACATCATTCCACATTCCCTGGAGATTGGCCGGCAACGACCCGGGGCGGGAACAACTGATCAGCAGATAACGGCCATAGTTGAACAGGAGCGCCTCCATCTCCGGATCGGCCTGTGCCGGTTGTCGGCGGCGTTTGTCCGTCGGAATCGTATTCTGGGCCCCATTGGCGCTACCCAGATCCAGCCGCACCCGGTTGAAAAAGGCCTGATGATCCCGGGCCTGGGCCGCCCGCACCTTATCCCATCCTTCTCCGACGGCGGCCTTCAGTGTGTTCCTCACCGAGAGGGCGGGATCGTTTCCGCTCCGGTAGCCTTTGCTCACATCCATGGCGTAGTCCGTCGCCGCCGTGATATAGACCACGAGGCTGTCGCAGTTCCGGAAAGAAAGCCCTTGGTCCCCCGACTCCACAGTCCCGCCCTCGGGCGCGATTTCCAGTCCGGTCGCGAACCGCAGTCCGTTGGGCAGTTGCCCGGTCGCCATGATCCGCCGGTCTTGGATCGAGGATTCCACCGGGGTGGCGGACTGCCAGGTGAGGTTTCCCGTGAGTTTTCCCGGTTGGTCGGCGGTCAATCGCCACGCCAAGACATGAGCCGGGGCGCTCGCGATCAATTCCCGGGTGTAGCGCACCCCGTTCGCCCGGTAACTCACCCTCGCCATCGCTTCCTTCAGGTCCAGATCCCTGCGGTATTCGCCGGCTCCCTCATGTCCGGGCTGTGTCAGCCACAGATTCCCCAGGGGCTGATAAGCACCCATGGTCTCATAAACCCCGCTCGGATTCTCATCGCCGGTCCACAAACTGATTTCGTTGA
It encodes the following:
- a CDS encoding glycoside hydrolase N-terminal domain-containing protein, translating into MPTLRLVVALPFLLAPWLAAATTGSTILWYDQPAPTGTPDGGSDGKRTWPIFEQPNPKNWAGGSPYMTEALPVGNGRVGAMVFGGTALERLMVNEISLWTGDENPSGVYETMGAYQPLGNLWLTQPGHEGAGEYRRDLDLKEAMARVSYRANGVRYTRELIASAPAHVLAWRLTADQPGKLTGNLTWQSATPVESSIQDRRIMATGQLPNGLRFATGLEIAPEGGTVESGDQGLSFRNCDSLVVYITAATDYAMDVSKGYRSGNDPALSVRNTLKAAVGEGWDKVRAAQARDHQAFFNRVRLDLGSANGAQNTIPTDKRRRQPAQADPEMEALLFNYGRYLLISCSRPGSLPANLQGMWNDVRVAPWYSDYHTNINVQMNYWPAEATHLPEIHTPLLDLVLSQIEPWRKATALSPDFKPVAPNTPNAGWAVRTSHNIFGGGGWKWDKTANVWYAHHFWEHYAFNQDKEWLRRVGWPVMRDLAEFWLARLKALPDGTLVVPDGWSPEQGPTEDGVSYSQQKIWNHFTNCLDALAILGGEEDLRQRLADARGRLLPPAVGTWGQLLEWSTEKARPVFSVDARWEKSAEPLVTRFIEDARKNPASAQGLVWERLGKDRTGRLTANPRDFASLTDGLNALVTGPALITEPAFVPIATPSLLELQNRADKIPGMQSWLNWSLLTRALGLGGLVSTEDTPLNTHRHTSHLFAVYPGRQISPEQTPVLAEAARISLIGRSDSGNVNEWAFAWRTNLYARLRDGDSARRQIAGFMRSTCPNLFGYHPPMQIDGNFGITAGISEMLLQSHAGVIDFLPALPKGWPTGSVAGLRARGGVTVDLEWKDGQLTKARLLCPRGGRFKVRSGRVTAEVVLEPDKQFDWVPSGN